ATAATACCTGTAAAAGATTTTGATATTCAAAAGGATGTTGTTTTTGTTACTCAAAAGGGATTTGTGAAAAGAACAAAACTTTCTGAGTTTTCAAACCCTAGATCTATTGGAATCAATGCAATTAACTTAGAAGAGGGAGATAGATTAATCTACGTAGGACTTGTAAGTGAAAAGGATCATTTACTTCTTATCTCGAGCAATGGAAGGGCTATAAGATTTTCTATCCAAGATGTTCGTCCTATGGGAAGGAGTGCTCGTGGTGTTAAAGGAATGAGCTTGGATTTAGATGAAAAAATCGTTGCTGCTACCAGTATAGAACCTACCGATGTTTACCTCTTGATAGTTATGGAAAGAGGCTATGGTAAAAGAGTTCTTCTTTCCGAATTTCCCCTTCAAAGGAGGGGCGGTAAAGGAGTACTTGCTGCAAAACTCAGCGAAACAACAGGAAAGGTAGCAGATGCTACAACCTTGAAAGGTGAAGAAGATGTAATAATTGTTTCAAAGAATGGAAAGATAATAAAGGTTAATAGTAGTGAGATTCCTGTTTACTCTAGATACACAAGAGGAGTGAGAAT
The sequence above is a segment of the Desulfurobacteriaceae bacterium genome. Coding sequences within it:
- a CDS encoding DNA gyrase C-terminal beta-propeller domain-containing protein; translation: FTNVGKVYWLKAYEIPKTQKSSKGQSIRNFLPGISGVETISRIIPVKDFDIQKDVVFVTQKGFVKRTKLSEFSNPRSIGINAINLEEGDRLIYVGLVSEKDHLLLISSNGRAIRFSIQDVRPMGRSARGVKGMSLDLDEKIVAATSIEPTDVYLLIVMERGYGKRVLLSEFPLQRRGGKGVLAAKLSETTGKVADATTLKGEEDVIIVSKNGKIIKVNSSEIPVYSRYTRGVRIQKLSSEDLVVSVSKVKESLEDEE